The genomic region AGGATTATAGAACTTTTCCTAGGGAATGATAACAAAGTACCCAGGATGGCAATTAGGGGCAATTCCTGGAATTGTATAAGTTTGCTGCCAATTGTACTTTGTTGTTCACTAATGTTCCTCTTAGTAGGCTGTCAAAGCAAGGACAAAACCAAAGATAGTATAGTTCAAGCGAGAGTAGTAAGAGTAGTAAGCGGGCAAACCCTAGAAGTGGCAAAAATAGGAGAGCCAACAAATTCAGTCTCCTCCGTGCGACTAATTGGTTTAGACGCACCCGACCTGCGTCAGTACCCTTGGGGAGAAGATGCCAGAAAATTGTTAGAAAAGTTGATTCAAGATGCCAATAGTGATAATACTACCAATAATAATACCAATAGCGCCCAAATCACACTAGAGTTTGATTTACAAACCCAGGATAAATTTGGACGCAACCTAGCTTATGTTTGGAAGGATCAGGTGCTAGTGAACGAGCAGATCATCAAACAAGGGTATGCTCTATTTGCAGGAAGATCCCCTAATCACAAATACGATTTACGCCTGGAAAATGCCCAACACTGGGCTAGACTCATGGGGGAAGGGATTTGGAATCCAGAAAACCCCTTACGTCTAACTCCCGGTCAATTTCGTCGGATCAACGGTTAGGTTCCCGCTTTTTTATTTGCCATTGGCCATGGAGATGACGAATTTACAAGTTTTTCTAGACATTGCTACGGAAGCAGCCCTAGCTGCTGGTGTGATTTTACAAGACTATTTAGGGAAGGTAGAAGATGCAATTAGTGAAAAAGGTAGACCGGGTGATTTAGTCACTGCTGCTGATCAAACCGCTGAAAAAGCAATTCTGGCAGTGATTAATCGTCACTTTCCCGAACACCGTATCTTAGCTGAAGAATCAGGAAAACTGGGAAATCAAACCAGTCAGTATCTTTGGGTAATTGATCCCCTGGATGGCACCACTAACTATGCCCATCAATATCCCTGTTTTTCTACTTCCATTGGATTGCTAGTGGAGGGAGAGCCAAAAGTAGGTGTGATTTACGATCCCCTCCGGGAGGAACTATTTCAAGCTGCTGCTGGTCTAGGTGCAACACGTAACCGTCGTCCCATTAAGGTCTCCACCACCACAGAATTGGGCAAAAGTCTCCTAACTACGGGTTTTGCCTATGATAGAAGAGAAACAAGTGATACTAACTATCCAGAATTTTGCCACTTTACCCATCGGACCCAAGGTGTGAGACGGGGGGGATCCGCAGCCTTGGATTTAGCTTATGTTAGCTGCGGACGGGTGGATGGATATTGGGAAAGGGGTCTTGCTCCCTGGGATATGGGTGCTGGTATAATTTTAGTGCGGGAAGCAGGAGGTAAGGTTACCGCCTATAATGGTAGTGATTTAGAAATTGATTCTGGGAGGATCCTAGCTACTAATGGTTATCTTCACCAGGTCATTAGTGATGAACTAATGCAGGTTAACCGCTAATTTGGATTTGGTTTAGTTATTTGTTTGGTGGGAAGAAAAAATCATGGTGTATCAACCAGCAGCGGGAGCTAGAGATTTATTACCCTTAGATGTGGCTCAAAAACGCTGGATTGAAGATAGGTTACAACAGGTTTTTCATCGTTGGGGATATCACAGGATTATCACCTCAACTTTGGAGCGTATGGATACTCTCATGGCCGGAGAGGCTATTGATCGCCATAAAGTTATACAGTTACAAACCGGTCAAGATGAAGAATTGGGTTTACGTCCCGAATTGACTGCTTCTATTGCTCGGACCGTGGTTACCCGTATGGCCATGGCTAATTATCCCCAGCGATTATATTACAATGCCAATGTGTTTCGTCGTAATTGGGAAAAACGACACAATCGTCAGCAGGAATATTATCAAGCAGGTGTAGAACTGTTAGGTGCTGAAGGTTTATTGGCTAATGCAGAAGTGTTACTTTTAGCCTCTAACTGTTTGACAGCTCTAGGGTTAAACCAATGGCATTTAATTTTGGGTGAAGCAGGAATTACTAAGTCCCTACTCAATGCTTTCCCCCCAGAAATGAGAAGCCAGGTGAGAATGGCGATCGCCAATTTAGATAGGGTAGCCATAGATACTTTACCCCTGGGTGAGGATCTACATAAACAGGCGAAAATCATGATGGATTTACGGGGAAAAAGTGGGGAGGTGTTGCAAAAAGTCAGTAATTTCCCTTTAGATTCCAGTCAGCAAGCAGCGGTCAACCATCTGAAATCCCTGGTGGAATTATTAGAAGCGGAAGGGAAATTTTCTCTCATTCTTGATCTGAGTCTCATTCAAACCATTGATTATTACACGGGAATTGTGTTTGAAGTGGTGGGTGACCTGAATGGTCAGGCCCAGGTTTTAGGACGGGGAGGTCGCTATGACCAACTGTTGGGTTTATATAATCCTCGAGGAGAAAATATTCCTGGTATTGGGTTTGAATTGAGTATTGATGATTTATATCAAGTTTTATCCAGTACCCAACAATTACCCCAAACTATTCCTTCCAGTAATTGGTTAGTAGTACCAGAAGGGGACAATGCTCAAGTTGCCACTTTTGCTTATGCACAAAAGTTACGAGATTCAGCCGATTTAATTAGGGTGGAAATGGAATTAGGAGGCAAAGATCCTCAAGGGGTTCGTGAATATGCCAAAGAACGCTCCATAGCCCAAATTGCCTGGATTAAATCCGATGGCACAGGCAGAATTGAAACCGTTAGTTGATGGAAAAATAATTAAGAGAGGAGAATCTATGCCACATACAATAGTTACAGAAACTTGCGAAGGAGTTGCAGACTGTGTTACTGCTTGTCCAGTAGCGTGCATTCATGAAGGTCTAGGTAAGAATATGAAAGGTACAGATTGGTACTGGATAGACTTTACCACTTGTATTGATTGTGGTATATGTTTACAAGTTTGCCCAGTAGAAGGAGCAATAGTTCCCCAGGAACGACCTGAATTACAAAAAATACCACAATAATAGGTGATAATGATGATAAACAACCCGGAAAATAGTCCTAAAAACAACTCCAGAAATAATTACCTACTAGAAGTAGAAAACGTCCACGCGGGGTACATTAAGGATGTGGATATTTTGCAAGGGATTAATTTTCGGGTTGGTTATGGAGAGTTGGTCACTGTCATTGGTCCTAATGGTGCAGGGAAATCTACCTTGGCTAAAACCATTTTTGGACTCTTGACACCTCACACGGGTACCATCACCTTTGGGGGAGAAAAAATCAACGGGTTAAAATGTGATCAAATCGTTAAGAAGGGTATGTGTTATGTACCCCAAATAGCCAACGTTTTCCCCTCATTAACCATAGAAGAAAATTTGGAAATGGGCGCTTTTGTCAGAAATATCCCCCTAAAACCCTTGAAAGATAAAATCTTCACCATGTTTCCCAGATTAGGCGATCGCCGTTTGCAACGTGCTGGAACTCTATCTGGTGGAGAAAGGCAAATGTTAGCTATGGGTAAAGCTTTAATGTTAGAACCGAGACTACTATTATTAGATGAACCGTCAGCAGCTTTATCTCCTATTTTAGTGACCCAGGTCTTTCAGCAGATTAAACAAATTAATCAGGGGGGAACAGCTATAGTTTTAGTAGAGCAAAATGCCCGGAAAGCACTAGAATTAGCCCATACAGGATATGTATTAGTCTCTGGAAAAGATGAGATCTCCGGATCAGGTCAGAAATTGCTCCAAGATCCCAAAGTGGGAGAATTATACCTGGGTGCAGGAGAGGTGAGGAGATAGTAGATGCGGAAATGTTGGGTTGCGTTCTACCCAACCTACAATCTACCTACCATATTTACACTACCACCAGCAGTTAAAAGTTGTTTTGCAGTTAATTGTAAACTGGGGAAAATAGCAGAAACAAGAAGATCATCATGTTGAAACAACTGCTTTTGATACTCATCTTCAATTAACTTACAAATAGTAATAGTTGGCTGCTTAACTTTACCAATATATTCCCTACCACCTAAACCCAAATAATCTATAATCCAATATTCAGGTACACCTAATAAAGCATAATCTTCCACCTTACGAGCATAATCATTTTGCCAGTTTGTACTCACAACTTCTGCAATTAACTTAATTAATTTTCCTGATGTAATTACAGGTTCTTGTTGCCATAAAGGCTCATTAATTAATTGAGTTTGATCCAGTACAATCACATCAGGACGAAAAGCCGTATTAGTTCCCAAAAGTTTCACCAAGCAGCGAGAAGGTGTAAAATATGGTAAATCTTGATGATCAATTTCTACATTGAGTTTACGACTGGTAAAAGCTGATATTTGTTCATGTGGTCCAGTGGGTTCCATCTCGATTAATTCCCCATCAATTAATTCATAATGATTATTGTCACCATATTGAGTAATAAACTCATTGACAGTGATTAGTTTTGGTGCTACTTGTACCATGATGATTTTTCCTCATAATTTAGTTCAATATAATTCAACTATACTTTAGCTAAAGTTACTCTTTCAGGCTGATTTTGATATTTACCTACTCTATCTGCATAGGTAGTTTGACATGGTTCTCCTTCTAAAAACAATAATTGCACAACTCCTTCATTGGCATAAATTCTACAATCAGCACTTGATGAATTACTAAATTCCAGGGTAAGTGCGCCATTCCACGAAGCCTCCGCAGGTGTAATATTTGCTATCAAACCCACACGAGCATAAGTGCTTTTTCCCAAACAAATTGCAGTTACATTAGGAGGTATTTGTAATTTTTCTAATGCTACTCCTAGTCCATAAGAATGTGCAGGAATAATAAAAAAATCTCCATCTTCATCATGTTGTAAATCCACAGATTCTAAATTTTTGGGATTAAATTTTTTAGGATTAACAACTGTTCCAGGAATATGTTTAAATACTAAAAATTCTTTAGGTGATAAACGTATATCATAACCATAGGAAGATAAGCCATAACTCAATGCAGGTACTTCTGCGCCAGATTCTAACCTGATAGTGCGAAGTAAACTAGGTTCAAATGGTTCAATCATTCCTTTCTTTGCTTCTTCAATTATCCACTTGTCATTCTTCAGCATTTGATAGTTACCTAAATTCCTAACCTCGTTATTCTAGCATGATTAAGGATACCAATACAGTAACTCCCGAAGAAATTGCTCAGTTTCGGACCCAATTAGCGGATTATCCCAGTGCGATCGCGGCTTTTGGATGCAATTGAGGGGTGTGAGGGCTATTTGGAGGATGCTATACCATGTTAATGTGCCCACCAAAGCGGGTACAGAATGAGACAAAAAGCGAGCGCGGCAGGGTTCGAACCTGCGACCAATTGCTTAGAAGGCAATTGCTCTATCCACTGAGCTACGCGCCCAATTTCAGCACTTGTAAATTCTCAAAACATCCCTCACTATCCCCAGACTCAACACAGTTCCTGTATTGATCGTGGAAGATTTTTTAGGCTTTCGTGTTTGGTGGAGTCCCAAATGCCATACAATTCTACAATAGACAGGAATTTTCGGAATGTCAACCTTTTACCCAAAAATTAAACTGTGCCTCTAGGTTTGTATAAGTTTCTGATCCATGAATCAAAATCTGACGATAGCTTGTCAATGGTTACTCAATCTCGATATACTGGACAGATGGCGAGCTAGTTATTATAAGTTAGTGGTTAAATGTGACGAATCCCGTGCTTCCAAAGCTCCTACTAATTCTAGTTAATTTGGTAACAGACTAAGTGAGAATAAGAAGTTTAAATTTCCTGATAATTGCTGATAGGGATGTAAATGGTGCATAAAAGTTCGATTAGTGCCTTACAGACAAATAAAGTTAACAAATTTTGGTGTCTACCGTGAGAAAACTAACAGATTCAGACAAGACTGAAATTCTCAAACTCTATAGAGAAACCGCCGAAACTACCTCAACTTTGGCAGAACGCTATGGAGTGAGTAACTCCACCATTAGCCGTCTGCTTAAAGGTATTTTACCGGAAGAAGACTATGAGTATCTAGTTTCCCTCAAGCGCGCTGCTAGAACTCCGGAAGGTAGGGCCCTAGTAAGCTATGAACAACTACCCCTGCTGGGTCAATCCCAGGGGGATGAGATTGCAGCTACCCAAACTCCGCTGGAGGACTTAGAACCTCCCAAGGTTGAGGTAACCAGAGTTGATACACCTGAGATGGAAGTGTCCAAACCTGTAATAAAGGAAATCAGGGATGTTGTAGATATTCAAACGACACCCATTCCTGCTCCCATCATTAGAAGAGTGAAGACACGCTCCTCTGCAACGGACAAGCCTCCCTTTGCAGTCTCTCCAGACCTGGAACCAGTCAAAGACCAAGCTACAATCCTGGAAGAAACCGATTCCCAAGCTAGTATCATTGCTAATATGTTTGGTGATGATTTGCTCGACGAGTCTGAGGATTTGGATGATTTAGATGATGATTTATATGAAGACGAGGAGGATTTTGAAGAAGAGGAGTTTGAAAGACCTACACCTTTTGTAACCAGATCTAGAGCAGGAGATGGCTCTGTTCAAATCTTGCCACTTTCAGTTGCATCACTACCAAAAACGTGCTATTTGGTAATTGACCGCTGTGCAGAACTAATTACCAGACCCCTAAAAGACTTTGGGGATTTAGGCGCTATACCCATTGTGGAAACCCAACAAAAAACCCTGCCAGTATTTGATAATCATCGAGTGGCTAAACGCTTCTCTACCAAACGCGATCGGGTGATTAGAATACCTGACAGTAGGGTGCTGCATAAGACTAGTAACCATTTGCAAGCTAAGGGTATTACCCGACTATTAATTGATGGTCAGGTTTACTCTTTGACCTAGGGTGTACTTAAAACCACAGGTTCTGGTGGTCTTTCGCTCTCCATGAGGTAACATGGCTTTTTCTCCCGAAAGTACTTGCCATGTTCACCAGAGAAATGTACAATAATTTAACTGATAAATTTTGCCCTCCACAGTCAACCGAAGAGAGCGGGGGTCTCCATGAGGGAAAATAATGAAGGCTAAATGTCAAAACTTGCATGAAAACAAATAAATATTCAGTTACATTTATTGACTAAATATATGTACTTGAGGTATTAACAATCAGGAGCAATTCTGAATACTCATAACTCAATATAACTCATACCTAATTACCTTACTACCAACACTACTCACAATTGTGTCACTGTAATGATTAACTCTGCACCTTCCTCGATTAGCGATCGCAAGCCTTCTAAAGTAGAGGGGATAAAAGAAAAAAGTAACTTTCTTAGGGAGCCCCTAGCCACGGAAATCCTTGAGGATACTACCCATTTCACCGAGGACGCAATACAAATTCTCAAGTTTCACGGTTCCTACCAACAGGATAATAGGGATAACCGAGTCAAAGGACAGGAGAAAGACTACCAGATGATGCTGCGCACAAGAAACCCTGGTGGTTTGGTTCCGCCCCAGCTATACCTAGCCTTGGATAAATTAGCTGATGAATATGGTAATCATACACTAAGAGCCACTACCCGTCAAGGCTTTCAAATTCATGGTGTGTTAAAAAAGAACTTGAAAACCGTAATTGGGACTATCATCGAAAATCTTGGGTCCACCTTGGGAGCTTGCGGGGATATTAACCGCAATGTGATGGCACCCCCCGCACCTTGGAAAAACCGTCCAGAATATCAATATGCTTGGGAATATGCCCAAAATGTTGCTGATTTACTGTCTCCTCAAACGGGAGCTTATTATGAAATTTGGTTAGATGGGGAAAAAGCCATCACAGCCCAAGAACACCCAGAAGTAAAAGCAGCAAGGCAAAAAAATGGCACTGGGACTATTTTTCATGACTCCGTAGAGCCCATTTATGGCACCCATTATATGCCACGTAAATTCAAGATTTGCGTGACCGTACCCGGTGATAATTCGGTGGATTTGTATTCTCAAGATTTAACCCTGGTAGTCATTACTAATGAGCAAGGAGAACTGGAGGGTTTTAACGTCTTTGCTGGTGGTGGTTTAGGAAGAACCCATAACAAGGAAGAAACTTTTGCTCGGTTAGCAGATGCTATTTGCTATGTAGATAAAAAAGATGTCTATGAGCTTGTGAAAGCAATTGTTGCCACCCAAAGAGATTATGGCGATCGCACGGACAGAAGACATGCCAGGTTAAAATATCTAATACAAGACTGGGGAGTAGATAAATTCCGGGCTAAAGTAGAAGAGTATTTTGGCAACAAGGTTAAACCTTTCCAAGAGCTACCACCATTCAAATATCAAGATTTTCTGGGATGGAATGAGCAAGGGGATGGTAAACTGTTTCTAGGGATTTCCATAGACAATGGTCGAGTGAAAGATGAGGGGAAATTTCAACTAAAAACTGCCTTACGGACCATAGTTGAACAGTTTGACCTACCCATGCGTCTTACCCCCAACCAGAACCTAATTTTCTATGATATTGTCCCCAAAGATCGGCAAACCATTCAAGCCATTTTAGAAAGATCCGGGGTAATTACCAATCCCCAGACCATTTCTACCCTAACCCGCTATGCCATGGCTTGTCCAGCCTTACCCACCTGCGGTTTAGCTATTACCGAATCAGAAAGAGCAATACCTGGAATATTAGAGCGGATTCGCACCTTACTGGATAAGGTAGGTCTGCAAAAAGAACACTTTGTAGTCAGGATGACCGGTTGTCCCAATGGGTGCGCTCGTCCCTACATGGCCGAATTAGGGTTTGTAGGGAGCGCGCCAGAATCCTATCAGGTATGGTTAGGTGGTTCCCCGGATCAAACCAGATTAGCACAACCAATAATTGAGAAATTGCACCACAATAGTATTGAGAGCTTTTTAGAACCCATCTTTGTCTTTTTCAAGAAGTCCCGTCAAGCGAAAGAGAGTTTTGGTGATTTTTGTGATAGGGTTGGTTTGGATGCCATTCGGGAATTTTCAGCTAGTTACAAGCCAGAAGAGGTAGTTAGCACTAGTAAATACCGACATCGGGTAAGTTTGCAAGATGACATTTACTTACAGCTCAAGCAAACCTCAGAGAGAGTAAATAAACCCATGACTCAGCTGGTCAATGAAGCGTTGGCTACCTATTTGGCACAGTTGGACTAAACACACCTGACTAGAGCTTTAATCCAGGGAATTCAATTCCCTGGATCCCCCTATGATTGGTTAGAAACTAAAGGTAGTTCTCAACGCGCCAATAATAACACTGTCATTTTGCTTGTTGTGATTTGGTGCAGTTAGCCAAATCAGACCGGGAGTGACGGTGATATTGTCATTGACTTTAAACTGATAAAAACCTTCCAAATGATAGGAAGTATCTTTGTCTTTAAGTCCGGACAAAGTGGTGCTTGCATTGGTCACTTTTGGCTGCATACCGACTATTAAACCACCCAAGTTGCCTTTTTTCCACAAATCTGGAAAGGCCAGGTTAACAGCATAGTTCCAAATATCCACATCTCCTTTTATACCCGTTAACAACTGGCTCTTGGTATATCCCGCCCAACCTTCTAAACGCAGTTTGGGGGTAACACCCAGGGATGCTTGTACTCCGTAGGAATTGCTGGAGAAATTGCCCAAGAAATTGGTTGTAGCATTATTGCTACCCGCAGCAAGTGGCAAATTGTAGGAGTTGATGTAGGTCAGTCCCAGAGTAACACGGTCACTTGGTTTAACAGTTAACTGAGCTAAAGCTCCGTAGGGTCCCTCAAACAAACCCTTACCAGAAGCGGGACTAGCAGCGCTACTGCTTCCAGTACTCATATCTCCACCCAAGTACCCTAGGCTCAATGTTAAATTTTTATTGAACTCGTGGTTTATTCCCAAACCGCTAGCACCCAATTGGGAGTAAATAGGGTTACGCGTACCAAAGGTAGATAAAGCACCAAAAGCACCATCACCATTAAAGCTGGTAATAGTGGTAGTTAGGTCCTCCGCTGCACCATCGTTAGCAACAGCTATGACCTGGGTTTTATCACCTATGGGGAATTTGTATGACAATGCACCCACGGAAAGAGCTGTACTAGCTCCACCACCCCCAAAGTAGAAACCTGCTTCTGTAGTTCCCACATCAGGGGTTCTAATGTTATTACTTTGAAGTCTGGTAAATAGGGTATCTTTACCTGTAAAACTGGTAACCAGCTCCAATCTTGTCCGCGCTCCCAAGGTGGCACTCCTACCCGCTCCCGGATTTCCGTCAACCTTCCTAGCAGAAATGTCACTAACAACAGCTACTACCTGACCTTGCAATTTTGTGGTTGTGGAAAATTGGGTTGCTTCCAATCGGGTGGTTTTAGCCTCTAATGTATCTACACGACGCTTGAAAGTTTCCAGTTCCGGACCAAACTGTTTTTGCAGTCTCTCTATATTGGCAATGTCCTGTTTAGTTACCTGATCAGCAGTAGCACTACTAATTAGCTCATTAACACGGTCTAAACAAGCACTTAGTGCGGCGGCAAATTCAAATCTGGTCAGTGTTCGATTACCACGAAACTTGCCATCGGGATAACCACCCACACAACCATAACGCTCAATTAATGACTGTATTGCTTGAAATGCCCAATCCCCCGGTTGCACGTCTGATAGCTGGGACACGGATGTCATCTGGGATATGTAGTTTGGCTCAGATACCTGTACAGATGATTCTGTTTTTGACA from Cylindrospermopsis curvispora GIHE-G1 harbors:
- a CDS encoding ABC transporter ATP-binding protein; this encodes MINNPENSPKNNSRNNYLLEVENVHAGYIKDVDILQGINFRVGYGELVTVIGPNGAGKSTLAKTIFGLLTPHTGTITFGGEKINGLKCDQIVKKGMCYVPQIANVFPSLTIEENLEMGAFVRNIPLKPLKDKIFTMFPRLGDRRLQRAGTLSGGERQMLAMGKALMLEPRLLLLDEPSAALSPILVTQVFQQIKQINQGGTAIVLVEQNARKALELAHTGYVLVSGKDEISGSGQKLLQDPKVGELYLGAGEVRR
- the dcd gene encoding dCTP deaminase, whose product is MLKNDKWIIEEAKKGMIEPFEPSLLRTIRLESGAEVPALSYGLSSYGYDIRLSPKEFLVFKHIPGTVVNPKKFNPKNLESVDLQHDEDGDFFIIPAHSYGLGVALEKLQIPPNVTAICLGKSTYARVGLIANITPAEASWNGALTLEFSNSSSADCRIYANEGVVQLLFLEGEPCQTTYADRVGKYQNQPERVTLAKV
- a CDS encoding Uma2 family endonuclease, yielding MVQVAPKLITVNEFITQYGDNNHYELIDGELIEMEPTGPHEQISAFTSRKLNVEIDHQDLPYFTPSRCLVKLLGTNTAFRPDVIVLDQTQLINEPLWQQEPVITSGKLIKLIAEVVSTNWQNDYARKVEDYALLGVPEYWIIDYLGLGGREYIGKVKQPTITICKLIEDEYQKQLFQHDDLLVSAIFPSLQLTAKQLLTAGGSVNMVGRL
- a CDS encoding helix-turn-helix domain-containing protein; its protein translation is MRKLTDSDKTEILKLYRETAETTSTLAERYGVSNSTISRLLKGILPEEDYEYLVSLKRAARTPEGRALVSYEQLPLLGQSQGDEIAATQTPLEDLEPPKVEVTRVDTPEMEVSKPVIKEIRDVVDIQTTPIPAPIIRRVKTRSSATDKPPFAVSPDLEPVKDQATILEETDSQASIIANMFGDDLLDESEDLDDLDDDLYEDEEDFEEEEFERPTPFVTRSRAGDGSVQILPLSVASLPKTCYLVIDRCAELITRPLKDFGDLGAIPIVETQQKTLPVFDNHRVAKRFSTKRDRVIRIPDSRVLHKTSNHLQAKGITRLLIDGQVYSLT
- a CDS encoding ATP phosphoribosyltransferase regulatory subunit, yielding MVYQPAAGARDLLPLDVAQKRWIEDRLQQVFHRWGYHRIITSTLERMDTLMAGEAIDRHKVIQLQTGQDEELGLRPELTASIARTVVTRMAMANYPQRLYYNANVFRRNWEKRHNRQQEYYQAGVELLGAEGLLANAEVLLLASNCLTALGLNQWHLILGEAGITKSLLNAFPPEMRSQVRMAIANLDRVAIDTLPLGEDLHKQAKIMMDLRGKSGEVLQKVSNFPLDSSQQAAVNHLKSLVELLEAEGKFSLILDLSLIQTIDYYTGIVFEVVGDLNGQAQVLGRGGRYDQLLGLYNPRGENIPGIGFELSIDDLYQVLSSTQQLPQTIPSSNWLVVPEGDNAQVATFAYAQKLRDSADLIRVEMELGGKDPQGVREYAKERSIAQIAWIKSDGTGRIETVS
- a CDS encoding iron uptake porin; protein product: MQKFLLYLLTSSVLGYAISMSGSALAEDVSKTESSVQVSEPNYISQMTSVSQLSDVQPGDWAFQAIQSLIERYGCVGGYPDGKFRGNRTLTRFEFAAALSACLDRVNELISSATADQVTKQDIANIERLQKQFGPELETFKRRVDTLEAKTTRLEATQFSTTTKLQGQVVAVVSDISARKVDGNPGAGRSATLGARTRLELVTSFTGKDTLFTRLQSNNIRTPDVGTTEAGFYFGGGGASTALSVGALSYKFPIGDKTQVIAVANDGAAEDLTTTITSFNGDGAFGALSTFGTRNPIYSQLGASGLGINHEFNKNLTLSLGYLGGDMSTGSSSAASPASGKGLFEGPYGALAQLTVKPSDRVTLGLTYINSYNLPLAAGSNNATTNFLGNFSSNSYGVQASLGVTPKLRLEGWAGYTKSQLLTGIKGDVDIWNYAVNLAFPDLWKKGNLGGLIVGMQPKVTNASTTLSGLKDKDTSYHLEGFYQFKVNDNITVTPGLIWLTAPNHNKQNDSVIIGALRTTFSF
- a CDS encoding indolepyruvate ferredoxin oxidoreductase subunit alpha, whose product is MPHTIVTETCEGVADCVTACPVACIHEGLGKNMKGTDWYWIDFTTCIDCGICLQVCPVEGAIVPQERPELQKIPQ
- a CDS encoding thermonuclease family protein; this translates as MRIIELFLGNDNKVPRMAIRGNSWNCISLLPIVLCCSLMFLLVGCQSKDKTKDSIVQARVVRVVSGQTLEVAKIGEPTNSVSSVRLIGLDAPDLRQYPWGEDARKLLEKLIQDANSDNTTNNNTNSAQITLEFDLQTQDKFGRNLAYVWKDQVLVNEQIIKQGYALFAGRSPNHKYDLRLENAQHWARLMGEGIWNPENPLRLTPGQFRRING
- the sir gene encoding sulfite reductase, ferredoxin dependent — translated: MINSAPSSISDRKPSKVEGIKEKSNFLREPLATEILEDTTHFTEDAIQILKFHGSYQQDNRDNRVKGQEKDYQMMLRTRNPGGLVPPQLYLALDKLADEYGNHTLRATTRQGFQIHGVLKKNLKTVIGTIIENLGSTLGACGDINRNVMAPPAPWKNRPEYQYAWEYAQNVADLLSPQTGAYYEIWLDGEKAITAQEHPEVKAARQKNGTGTIFHDSVEPIYGTHYMPRKFKICVTVPGDNSVDLYSQDLTLVVITNEQGELEGFNVFAGGGLGRTHNKEETFARLADAICYVDKKDVYELVKAIVATQRDYGDRTDRRHARLKYLIQDWGVDKFRAKVEEYFGNKVKPFQELPPFKYQDFLGWNEQGDGKLFLGISIDNGRVKDEGKFQLKTALRTIVEQFDLPMRLTPNQNLIFYDIVPKDRQTIQAILERSGVITNPQTISTLTRYAMACPALPTCGLAITESERAIPGILERIRTLLDKVGLQKEHFVVRMTGCPNGCARPYMAELGFVGSAPESYQVWLGGSPDQTRLAQPIIEKLHHNSIESFLEPIFVFFKKSRQAKESFGDFCDRVGLDAIREFSASYKPEEVVSTSKYRHRVSLQDDIYLQLKQTSERVNKPMTQLVNEALATYLAQLD
- a CDS encoding inositol monophosphatase family protein, encoding MTNLQVFLDIATEAALAAGVILQDYLGKVEDAISEKGRPGDLVTAADQTAEKAILAVINRHFPEHRILAEESGKLGNQTSQYLWVIDPLDGTTNYAHQYPCFSTSIGLLVEGEPKVGVIYDPLREELFQAAAGLGATRNRRPIKVSTTTELGKSLLTTGFAYDRRETSDTNYPEFCHFTHRTQGVRRGGSAALDLAYVSCGRVDGYWERGLAPWDMGAGIILVREAGGKVTAYNGSDLEIDSGRILATNGYLHQVISDELMQVNR